Within the Medicago truncatula cultivar Jemalong A17 chromosome 4, MtrunA17r5.0-ANR, whole genome shotgun sequence genome, the region TGCTCTAGAGACCCGCCACGGTCTCATGCAAGCGGCCCCACTTGACACTCATATAGGTGATTCCATCTAGTGCATGCTACAATCACACACCACCCTAAAGGCTTATGGTAATCATTAAAGACATTAAAAGCCTAAccctcaaattttaatttaattagcaCTTCTCATTTCATTGTCATAACACTATAGGAAAAGGACAAAACAGTTTAGTGCTAACATAACTAACAAGTGATTTGTTTTTCCCATTGAACCTTTTTCATGGGATCTCAAATCATAAAGGTTGGGTTCCCATCACTTGTCGTTTTCGAGTGGCATAGTCCCTTTCCTTCGTTTTCTTCCCGTGGTTTTTGTCTACGAATTCGTTAAATTCACAAATATTGACTAAGACGTCTCTAAGTCAATTAATCTCGTATTTCATCAAGTTTATAAAAGTAAACTCGGATTACACAATAAACTAATAGCAGTCGATGCCTACTAAGCGACAACatattcattaataaaataaatttagctATAGATTTATTCTCATTGGATTCATATCTATTTGACATCTTTGTATTGTTTTAATACAAAGGTTTATCCATTCTGTAAACAATATATCGTATATTATGAAACTAATTTCCATAATATACTTCATCAGGTCTACTTAGATAAATACTAAGCGACAAACCCccaccttaaaaaaatattactctatGTGGATTTATATTATACAGATCTACTTGAATAATTTTCAAGTGATAACGATTCCACAATGaaataaatctcatatatattttctcataaacaaatttcatttaaCATCATTGTCTTGTTCTAATACAATGGATAACCCATactatatttttcataaatttatcaaatcaTCATTGTTACCACTAACTGAATACAcataaatttatcaaatcaTCATTGTTACCACAAACTGAATACACATAAAATATACTCTTAAAGCAAATCATCATTGTTACCACTAAACCACAAAAACTAACAGAGAGTATCATTGTCACAACATCTAAAAACATGGTAGCATATGTATTTCTCAACTACAAATGAGTTGCTCAAGAATACACCATAAACACAAGCGATAACTATCAACCTTTGAAAATACATTGactatatatttcaattttgataAATCAAACCAATTTTATCTACCGTCTATATTTTGATCACTATTCCAAACTCTATACAAAAGTATTAATATTAAAGTCACTGACTCCAAAATTTCCACAAAATTCATACATACACATGTCATGCTAGAGATGAAATTATGCTATTGTTTTTCTATATGGACACAACAAGCACTAATAAACAACACATAGCTATTCAAATAGAGTAAGTTAATTTGATTCACACAAATGAGAACTATCAGCGTCTACCATGctctaaaacaaaaatcacatgATAAATCCATAAACTAGTAAAATCTCATTGAACCAATATTATCTAACTGAATTATGAGTAACTAATTTAGTGGCATAAAAATGGGCTAGAGAAATGTGAGATTGAAACAACAAGCAGTGGCACTTAGTAGAAAATTAGACCAACATGCATCATAAAATTCTCACATGTAAGTACATTTTAGTCTCTCCTTATCAATAATTTTGTCTGGTTGAAAATTGATTAATATAATCTATTCAACAAAGTTATTAATTCTTTTAAAGACTCAAATGattacatttttctttaaacaaaagaaagacaaaTACAAAGCAACCAGATATACATCCAAATATAGAGACAAATTTTTCCTAAACATTATAAATTTTCAGCGTGAACAAAAAGATTCTCTATACCAGAATTGTGAATTTAAAATCAAGGAAACTACAAGCATAATTCAAACAAACATGGTCACAAACACCAAAAACCGTGACAAAGGAATTGAAAATATTATGCTTGTTTCCATTAGTCTTTAACCAGTAAGAGAATCATACATGTGGTCTTAttagaccatttacaatggtaaTATACATTCAACAAccttcaacacccactttttgaattcccaacactccacatcattttctctctcttaattcaacacccattcaatttttacctctccaatggttttttcattcaacaccctaccccaccaccttttatttcttattcttatttaattttatatttttgtttttataattacataaaattacaattatcgattataattaaattaaaatgaagaaacacttaacaattttttttttttgtaaaaacaaaatttatttaaataatttatttttattttcttaacataaataaaatgcaatacaacaaactaagtaCGGGTCACACAAatagcttaaaatgcaagacaacaaacaagcacacaacacacaagtaatttacttAGTTcgatacaaatcatcttcaatcgtgaaacattccaaactttgtccatatgtgcttcactagatctgcttgcaattcgtgatgaccatttggatcacgcaactcggatctagcacgcacatgatttgcaaaagtgGGTAACACCTCGGTCGAGTATGGTTGTGCTGTACTAGATCCACTTCCCTCAGATTGCTCAAAATCGGTCCAACGTTGAGCATATGTATCtcgttcatcctcaacaatcatattatgcagtatgatgcatgacctcatgatgatacccaaatcggctatgtcccacaagcgagctggttcacggatgattttaaatcgagcttgaagcacTCCAAAAGCACGTTCGATGTCCTTCCGACAGCTCTCCTGATGCTTTGCGAATAACTTATCAGGTTCACTTTGAGGAAGTCTAATTGATTTGACGAAAGTTGGATAAGAAGTGTAGATACCATCAGCTAGATAGTATGCCATATTATAGGGacgttgattcacaaagaaattcACCCGTGGAGCCTTTCCCTGTTCCACATCATCAAACACCGGTGACCGGTCTAGAACATTGATATCGTTCAACGTTCCTGGACATCCAAAAAAGGCATGCCAGATCCATAGATTATGAGATGCAACTGCTTCAAGAATAACTGTGGTGGTTCCCTTATCCCCCCTGGTGAATTGACCTTCCCAtgctttaggacaatttttccaCTCCCAGTGCATGCAGTCAATACTCCCGATCATCCCTGGGAACCCCCGCATTTCACTAACATGTAGTATTCTTTGAAGGTCATCTTGGTTTGGTGCTCTCAGGTACACTTCCTCATACAATCGTATGATTCCTTTACAGAATCTACGTAAGCACTCCAATGCTGTAGTAcctcctattttgatgtattcatcGACCGCATCTGC harbors:
- the LOC112421040 gene encoding uncharacterized protein encodes the protein MDPFDIEAYKQKRDIEDTYIVNRFIQRRKELEEDSGSRSRKYLNRDHAAANQRLIDDYFANEPTYDDAMFRRRYRMQKHVFLRIVGDLSITDNYFTQRVDAANKEGISPLAKCTTAMRMLAYGVAADAVDEYIKIGGTTALECLRRFCKGIIRLYEEVYLRAPNQDDLQRILHVSEMRGFPGMIGSIDCMHWEWKNCPKAWEGQFTRGDKGTTTVILEAVASHNLWIWHAFFGCPGTLNDINVLDRSPVFDDVEQGKAPRVNFFVNQRPYNMAYYLADGIYTSYPTFVKSIRLPQSEPDKLFAKHQESCRKDIERAFGFP